The Oncorhynchus nerka isolate Pitt River linkage group LG12, Oner_Uvic_2.0, whole genome shotgun sequence genome includes a region encoding these proteins:
- the LOC135574365 gene encoding RNA-binding protein 25-like, with amino-acid sequence EAERERERERQRETERERERERERERERETERERQRERERERERDRERDRERETERERERERDRERQRDRERERERERERERETERETERKRDRERERERERERERERERERETERETERERERQRERERERDRERERETERERDRERERERDRERDRERDRERDRERDRERERERERERERETERERERERETERERERQRERERETERERQRERETERERQRERERERERDRERERERERERERERERQRERQRERERKRERERERKRERQRERQRERERERERERERGRERQRERGRETEREAERDRERERGDRERERGQRERQRERDRERERDREREREAERDTERDRETKRETERQRDRERERDRERDR; translated from the exons gaggcagagagagagagagagagagagaggcagagagagacagagagagagagagagagagagagagagagagagagagagagagagacagagagagagagacagagagagagagagagagagagagagagagacagagagagagacagagagagagagacagagagagagagagagagagagagagacagagagagacagagagatagagagagagagagagagagagagagagagagagagagagagacagagagagagacagagagaaagagagacagagagagagagagagagagagagagagagagag agagagagagagagagagagagagagacagagagagagacagagagagagagagagagacagagagagagagagagagagagagacagagagagagagagagagacagagagagagagagacagagagagagagagagagagagacagagagagagacagagagagagacagagagagagacagagagagagacagagagagagagagagagagagagagagagagagagagagagacagagagagagagagagagagagagagagacagagagagagagagagagacagagagagagagagagagagacagagagagagagacagagagagagagagacagagagagagagacagagagagagagagagagagagagagagagacagagagagagagagagagagagagagagagagagagagagagagagagagacagagagagagacagagagagagagagagaaagagagagagagagagagagagaaagagagagagacagagagagagacagagagagagagagagagagagagagagagagagagagagaggcagagagagacagagagagagaggcagagagacagagagagaggcagagagagacagagagagagagagag gagacagagagagagagagaggacagagagagagacagagagagagagacagagagagagagagagacagagagagagagagagaggcagagagagacacagagagagacagagagacaaagagagagacagagagacagagagacagagagagagagagagacagagagagagacaga